One window of Chamaesiphon minutus PCC 6605 genomic DNA carries:
- a CDS encoding ATP-binding cassette domain-containing protein: MTATPMVFSNPYLQINNRGEILNFELNRSQHIIGRDPSLADLLVPDSWQLISRSQATLRQNGENYYIFDGDGKTPSSNRLYLDRVLISPQIGCLLAHGMCVTIGLDPAAMIRVTYINPRASNMPVTSLEQKSVLLAQPETITLGRDATCTIQLDAPTISRTHATIRQDGAGRYILRDLSTNGVFVNEQRVNNSAIVSEGATIRIGPFMLIARNGEIQLVDTGDRIRLDVDRLVLETSGKRRLDNLSFALEPGQLVALVGGSGAGKSTLMRTLLGIEAATSGTVYINGSDLRQNFNIYRDRIGYVPQDDIIHMDLSVEEVLTYAAKLRLPSDIDLKTIVDRALNDIKMTHRRKASIKDLSGGQRKRVSIGVELLANPKLFFLDEPTSGLDPGLDKQMMELLRDLAHDGHRTIVLVTHATANITDCDRIVFLGAGGKLCYFGDPSEALKFFGVTDFAKIYIQLQQESEIDRYVELYRKSPYFQKYIANTFNPHANARNTALPPTAKQANPLAQLQIFTQRYFSLIARDRVNLGLALLTAPVSIGLLSLSLQDKAPFIIGDTVDPGLSALALQVLFVITCASLWVGLSSSAQEVVKESAIYLRERLVNLRLRSYLGSKFGVLAALAIVQTILIVISISLAFKSPASTLINWQIGIFVNTFLTLVASFSLGLLVSTAVKNGNQANGALPLLLLPQIIFSGVLFKLKGLSIGISYLMLSRWAIGGYGTIFDVNKLLPDSLKTAAIEDMPFPTGIAYQPTWQNLSFNWLMLSAHIVMYLAITAWLQKKKDIL, translated from the coding sequence ATGACCGCCACACCCATGGTTTTTAGCAATCCATATTTACAAATTAATAATCGCGGTGAGATCCTTAACTTTGAACTCAATCGATCGCAGCATATCATCGGACGAGATCCAAGTTTAGCAGATCTGTTAGTACCGGATAGTTGGCAACTTATCTCCCGCAGCCAAGCAACATTGCGCCAAAATGGCGAGAATTATTATATTTTTGATGGCGATGGTAAAACACCAAGTAGCAATCGATTGTATCTCGATCGAGTATTAATTTCGCCGCAAATCGGCTGTCTGTTAGCACATGGGATGTGTGTCACCATCGGCTTAGATCCCGCCGCCATGATTCGAGTCACGTACATCAATCCTCGCGCCAGCAATATGCCTGTTACCAGCTTGGAGCAGAAATCTGTCTTGCTCGCCCAACCCGAAACAATTACCTTAGGGCGAGATGCTACTTGTACCATCCAACTCGATGCGCCGACGATTTCGCGCACCCACGCAACTATTCGCCAAGATGGTGCTGGTAGGTATATCTTACGCGACCTGAGTACCAATGGCGTGTTTGTCAATGAGCAACGAGTGAATAACTCTGCCATCGTCAGCGAGGGTGCGACAATTAGAATCGGCCCTTTTATGCTGATTGCTAGGAATGGCGAAATCCAACTCGTCGATACTGGCGATCGCATTCGGCTGGATGTCGATCGATTAGTCTTAGAAACCAGCGGCAAACGTCGCTTAGATAACCTCTCATTCGCCTTAGAACCAGGCCAACTCGTCGCGTTGGTGGGGGGGAGTGGTGCGGGTAAATCGACGCTGATGCGGACATTGTTGGGGATTGAAGCAGCGACTAGCGGGACTGTTTATATCAACGGTAGCGATTTGCGGCAAAACTTTAATATCTATCGAGATCGAATCGGTTATGTGCCTCAAGATGACATCATTCACATGGATTTGAGTGTCGAAGAAGTGTTAACTTATGCCGCAAAATTGCGGTTACCTTCAGATATCGATCTCAAAACAATCGTCGATCGAGCTTTAAATGATATTAAAATGACTCATCGTCGCAAAGCATCGATTAAAGATCTCAGCGGCGGACAAAGAAAACGGGTAAGTATCGGCGTCGAATTACTCGCAAATCCCAAACTATTCTTCTTAGATGAACCGACTTCTGGACTAGATCCGGGGTTGGATAAACAGATGATGGAACTGCTCAGAGATCTGGCTCACGATGGCCATCGCACTATCGTTCTCGTCACCCATGCTACTGCAAATATCACCGACTGCGATCGAATCGTATTTTTAGGTGCTGGTGGTAAATTATGTTATTTTGGCGATCCTAGCGAAGCTCTAAAATTTTTCGGAGTCACCGATTTTGCCAAGATTTATATTCAGCTCCAACAAGAAAGTGAAATCGATCGTTACGTCGAACTATATCGAAAATCTCCCTACTTTCAAAAGTATATCGCCAATACTTTCAATCCTCATGCGAATGCTCGAAATACCGCGCTCCCACCAACTGCCAAACAAGCTAATCCGCTCGCTCAGTTGCAGATCTTTACCCAACGTTATTTTAGCCTGATCGCTCGCGATCGAGTTAATTTAGGATTAGCTTTACTTACCGCACCAGTTAGTATTGGTTTACTCAGTCTCTCTTTACAAGACAAAGCCCCCTTTATTATCGGCGATACAGTCGATCCAGGATTATCCGCTTTAGCATTGCAAGTTTTATTCGTAATTACTTGTGCATCGCTGTGGGTAGGATTATCTAGTTCGGCGCAGGAAGTAGTCAAAGAATCGGCAATTTATTTAAGAGAACGATTGGTAAATCTCCGCTTGCGATCGTATTTAGGATCCAAATTTGGGGTGCTTGCCGCTCTAGCGATTGTCCAAACTATATTAATCGTCATCTCGATCTCGCTCGCCTTTAAATCTCCAGCTTCAACGCTAATTAATTGGCAAATAGGGATTTTTGTTAATACTTTCCTAACCCTAGTTGCTAGTTTTTCTCTAGGCTTATTAGTATCTACCGCTGTCAAGAATGGCAATCAAGCTAATGGCGCATTACCGCTATTATTACTACCCCAAATTATTTTTTCAGGGGTCTTATTCAAGCTCAAAGGCTTGAGTATTGGCATATCATATCTCATGTTAAGTCGCTGGGCGATCGGTGGTTATGGCACGATCTTCGATGTCAACAAATTATTACCAGATAGTCTCAAGACAGCCGCAATCGAAGATATGCCTTTCCCGACAGGTATTGCCTATCAACCTACTTGGCAGAACTTGAGTTTTAATTGGCTGATGTTATCAGCGCATATTGTTATGTATTTAGCGATAACTGCTTGGTTGCAGAAGAAAAAAGATATTTTATAG
- a CDS encoding ABC transporter substrate-binding protein, with amino-acid sequence MPQYFKLLGLVAPLLLSIGSCSGKAPARQGVLRVWAHSGQAAERQVLEQQVRRFNQAQKSTTVELTFVPEGSYNAQVQAAALSKDLPDVLEFDGPFIYNYVWQQNLVPMDGLISASVKQDLLPSILQQGTYGGRLYSIGTFDSGLGLYARRSQLQAAGIRIPTGTQDAWTVAEFDRALATLAAKDPDKQVLDLKLNYRGEWATYGFSPIIQSAGGDLIDRSDYRTAAGILNSPAAVAAMQSVQNWFNKGYVDPNIDDAAFISGRVALSWVGHWAYKDYAKAIGTDLVVLPLPNFGQGSKTAQGSWNWGITTNCPNRECQKSAMKFLEFLLQPEEVLAMANVNGAVPGTKRAIAKSQLYAPNGPLRLFSAQLLAGATVPRPQTPAYPVITSAFQEAFANIRNGLPVKMALDKAATTIDVDLQDNQNYPTANYGMVK; translated from the coding sequence ATGCCTCAATATTTCAAGTTACTTGGATTGGTAGCTCCACTGCTACTATCGATCGGTAGTTGTAGCGGCAAAGCTCCAGCGCGTCAAGGCGTTCTGCGCGTGTGGGCGCATTCTGGGCAAGCTGCCGAGCGACAGGTGCTAGAGCAACAAGTGCGGCGATTCAATCAGGCTCAAAAGAGCACCACAGTTGAATTAACTTTCGTGCCCGAAGGCTCTTACAACGCGCAAGTGCAGGCGGCAGCTTTATCGAAAGATTTGCCAGATGTGCTCGAATTTGACGGGCCATTTATTTATAACTACGTCTGGCAACAAAATCTCGTCCCGATGGATGGGTTGATTTCGGCGTCAGTCAAGCAAGATTTATTGCCCTCAATTCTCCAGCAAGGTACCTATGGCGGACGCTTGTATTCGATCGGTACTTTTGACTCTGGATTGGGTCTATATGCCCGCCGCAGCCAGCTTCAAGCCGCTGGGATTAGAATTCCCACCGGGACGCAAGATGCGTGGACTGTAGCCGAATTCGATCGAGCATTGGCAACTTTGGCCGCTAAAGATCCCGATAAACAAGTCCTCGATCTCAAGCTCAATTATCGCGGTGAATGGGCGACATACGGCTTCTCACCGATTATTCAGTCAGCAGGAGGAGATTTAATCGATCGATCTGACTATCGCACCGCAGCGGGCATCCTCAATAGTCCTGCCGCCGTCGCCGCCATGCAGTCAGTCCAAAATTGGTTTAATAAGGGCTATGTAGACCCCAATATCGATGATGCAGCATTTATCAGCGGTCGAGTCGCCCTCTCTTGGGTGGGACACTGGGCGTATAAAGATTACGCCAAAGCCATCGGCACAGATTTGGTCGTATTGCCCTTACCCAACTTTGGCCAAGGCTCCAAAACAGCCCAAGGCTCCTGGAATTGGGGCATAACTACCAATTGCCCGAATCGGGAATGCCAAAAATCGGCGATGAAGTTCCTCGAATTCTTACTCCAACCAGAGGAGGTATTAGCAATGGCAAATGTCAACGGTGCGGTACCTGGCACCAAACGCGCGATCGCAAAATCTCAACTCTACGCGCCCAACGGCCCCCTGCGCTTATTTTCAGCCCAACTACTAGCAGGCGCAACCGTCCCGCGTCCGCAAACCCCAGCCTACCCAGTAATTACCTCTGCTTTTCAGGAAGCATTTGCCAACATTCGCAACGGTTTACCCGTGAAAATGGCACTAGATAAGGCGGCAACAACGATCGATGTCGATCTGCAAGACAACCAAAATTATCCGACTGCGAACTATGGGATGGTCAAATAA
- a CDS encoding carbohydrate ABC transporter permease, whose protein sequence is MPDFHSQRLHQQNQPDRVATRSSTGVIVSYLLLTALALLFIAPIAFMLVASFKPDDLVLSQAGTIQGFIPVPASTQNYQDVFDRVNFSQFFLNSILITSLVVLAGLLVNSLAGYAFARLRWRGRSTLLLIVLALMIIPFEAIAVPLFFQITLLGWRNTYLAQILPFIANAFSIYLFYTFFVALPKELEEAARIDGASTIRTFFEIIVPISKPVFATVAILTFLTQWGSFLWPSMVTIDERVRPLPVAIASFQTLPPIQWGDIMSFGVMMVAPILIVFLAFQKWFVAGVASTGTKG, encoded by the coding sequence ATGCCCGATTTTCATTCCCAAAGGCTGCACCAACAAAATCAACCAGATCGGGTCGCAACTCGATCGAGTACTGGCGTCATAGTTAGCTATCTGTTGCTAACTGCCCTCGCATTGCTATTTATCGCCCCGATCGCGTTTATGCTGGTGGCTAGCTTCAAGCCCGATGACTTAGTGCTATCCCAAGCGGGAACGATCCAAGGATTTATCCCCGTACCAGCTTCGACCCAAAATTATCAAGATGTATTCGATCGAGTTAATTTCAGTCAATTTTTTCTTAATTCAATCCTGATTACTAGCCTAGTCGTCTTGGCAGGATTATTAGTCAATTCGCTGGCAGGTTATGCGTTTGCCCGACTGCGATGGCGGGGACGAAGCACTCTGTTATTAATAGTATTAGCATTGATGATTATTCCGTTTGAAGCGATCGCGGTACCGTTATTTTTTCAGATTACGCTTTTGGGTTGGCGCAATACTTATTTAGCTCAAATATTGCCTTTTATCGCCAATGCTTTCTCGATTTATTTGTTCTACACATTTTTTGTAGCCTTACCCAAAGAACTCGAAGAAGCAGCCCGAATCGACGGGGCAAGTACGATCCGAACTTTTTTTGAAATTATCGTGCCGATCTCCAAACCAGTTTTTGCAACGGTGGCAATTCTCACTTTTCTGACTCAATGGGGGTCGTTTCTCTGGCCGTCAATGGTGACGATCGACGAGCGAGTTCGACCTTTACCAGTCGCGATCGCGTCTTTTCAAACCCTACCTCCAATTCAGTGGGGAGATATTATGAGCTTTGGAGTGATGATGGTAGCACCGATTTTAATTGTGTTTTTGGCATTCCAAAAGTGGTTTGTAGCTGGGGTGGCATCTACAGGAACTAAAGGATAG
- a CDS encoding class I SAM-dependent methyltransferase: MANYDEILNWYQTFTPNPEQRKNWYGSVAETYDRVRPKYDRAFLARALAVAEVPQHGRILEIGCGPGTATRSLAQMGYYVVALEPSLEACEIARQHVAAYANVEIINTNFEEWEPENRSFDAILAATSWHWVAPDHKHLKVAFVLKDRGALVLLWNSAMQPPSHIFAHLAEVIEGDLPTFATFKDRDTELSEIRVFATIAIESGLFVNLIEEYRSHQVDYSIDDYLQLLTTYSPWIALAPERRRELLESLRILLAQKCGDLIPLAYVSIFHVASKR; encoded by the coding sequence TTGGCAAATTATGACGAAATTCTCAACTGGTATCAAACATTCACGCCCAATCCAGAGCAACGAAAAAATTGGTATGGATCTGTTGCCGAAACTTACGATCGAGTACGGCCAAAATACGATCGAGCATTCTTAGCACGCGCACTTGCCGTAGCTGAAGTCCCCCAACACGGTCGAATTTTAGAAATAGGCTGCGGCCCAGGTACGGCAACGCGATCGTTAGCACAAATGGGGTATTATGTCGTCGCTCTAGAACCAAGTTTAGAGGCTTGTGAGATCGCTCGTCAGCATGTAGCCGCATATGCCAATGTCGAAATTATTAATACCAATTTTGAAGAATGGGAGCCGGAAAATCGATCGTTCGATGCAATTTTGGCAGCAACTTCTTGGCATTGGGTCGCTCCAGACCATAAACACTTAAAAGTAGCATTTGTACTCAAAGATCGCGGCGCGCTTGTATTATTGTGGAATAGTGCCATGCAGCCACCCAGCCACATTTTCGCGCATTTAGCTGAAGTTATCGAAGGCGATCTGCCTACTTTCGCCACTTTTAAAGACCGAGATACCGAACTGAGCGAAATTAGAGTCTTTGCCACAATCGCGATCGAGTCGGGACTATTTGTAAATTTAATTGAAGAATATCGATCGCACCAAGTGGATTACTCGATCGATGATTATCTGCAACTTTTAACTACTTACTCACCCTGGATCGCGCTAGCCCCAGAGCGGAGGCGAGAACTATTAGAGAGTTTGAGAATTTTACTGGCACAAAAATGTGGCGATCTCATTCCACTGGCTTATGTTTCGATTTTTCATGTTGCCAGTAAGAGGTAG
- a CDS encoding HEAT repeat domain-containing protein gives MQVEWGELSAEIGAVNFYETQLGLNAIETLLGEDFFIQAVKCCISLEEGWLLAEGVLRILRPLGMKHCYHIYKTSHDIEERRNGVSLLKYTSDRKVLEYIPEFLADPDEHIQRSVIEILDQMLFWRAIDYEDIIPILESAANHPNKEVRRLAIGTVNEETIQGMTDFTANLVDVLRKELYQWKRRLKFETIHGLDLRCVPWYGRLELSFLTAQEDFDLSEAYSDEYYCRWRLNNLPCCESEIEAVGKWMEREFDKSGTSLQYLEIFLSACVTALKSSQIQKILRKYNLSQNFQITVFSPNSSFPRRNFYTTLVSSSDVGD, from the coding sequence ATGCAAGTTGAGTGGGGAGAGTTATCGGCAGAGATTGGGGCAGTTAATTTCTATGAGACTCAGTTAGGGTTAAATGCGATCGAAACACTTCTTGGCGAGGATTTCTTTATCCAAGCTGTTAAGTGCTGCATCAGTTTAGAAGAAGGTTGGCTTTTAGCAGAAGGAGTGTTAAGAATTCTCAGACCTTTGGGCATGAAACATTGCTATCACATCTACAAAACTAGCCATGACATTGAAGAGAGACGAAATGGGGTATCTCTTCTAAAATACACTTCCGATCGGAAAGTTTTAGAATATATTCCTGAGTTCCTTGCCGATCCAGATGAGCATATACAAAGATCTGTCATCGAAATTCTAGACCAAATGTTGTTCTGGCGTGCAATTGACTACGAAGATATAATTCCTATCTTGGAATCAGCAGCCAATCATCCTAATAAAGAAGTACGAAGACTCGCAATTGGCACAGTCAATGAAGAGACAATTCAGGGTATGACAGACTTTACCGCAAATCTTGTGGATGTGCTTCGGAAAGAACTATATCAGTGGAAAAGACGCTTAAAATTTGAAACAATTCATGGCTTAGATCTGCGCTGTGTTCCCTGGTATGGGCGATTGGAATTAAGTTTTCTCACAGCGCAAGAAGATTTTGATCTATCTGAAGCTTATAGTGATGAGTACTATTGCAGATGGAGATTAAATAATTTGCCATGTTGTGAATCCGAAATCGAGGCTGTGGGCAAGTGGATGGAAAGAGAGTTCGATAAATCTGGCACATCATTACAGTACCTAGAAATATTTCTTTCTGCTTGTGTAACAGCATTAAAATCCTCACAGATTCAGAAAATTTTACGCAAGTATAATCTCTCGCAAAATTTTCAAATAACTGTCTTTAGTCCTAACTCTTCTTTTCCAAGGAGAAATTTCTATACAACTCTTGTTAGTTCAAGCGACGTTGGCGATTAG
- a CDS encoding carbohydrate ABC transporter permease translates to MHSNSSHAIQNPKSKIQNPKPTKDDTQTALLMAAPALLGLLLFVALPFLLALIISFTNLRLGSPLPLQFLGLEQYRRVWLDPNFRQAMLNNGLFALVMVPVQTALALGLALLLNRSLPGIAIFRTIFFMPVVFPMALVAVIWTIIYAPGANGMMNALLSSVTFGLWQPRDFLNDPALALPAIMLLSLWQGAGFQMVIILAGLQSIPIALYEAAAIDGSNKWNQFRYITVPQLRNTLIFVMLVTSILSFRLFDQIQIMTQGGPNGSTTTVMYEAVKASFEQQKMAKGAAMTVIFFAIVLVITTLQRFLVPEESSID, encoded by the coding sequence ATGCACAGTAATTCGAGCCACGCAATCCAAAATCCAAAATCCAAAATCCAAAATCCAAAACCAACAAAGGATGATACCCAAACAGCTTTGCTAATGGCTGCGCCTGCTTTACTCGGTTTGCTGCTATTCGTTGCGCTGCCATTTTTATTAGCATTAATCATCTCCTTTACCAACCTCCGCCTCGGTTCGCCGCTACCGCTTCAGTTTTTGGGGTTAGAACAGTATCGCCGCGTGTGGCTAGATCCGAATTTTCGACAGGCGATGTTGAATAACGGCTTGTTTGCGCTGGTAATGGTGCCCGTGCAGACAGCATTAGCTCTAGGACTGGCTCTACTCCTAAATCGATCGCTACCTGGAATTGCGATCTTTCGGACGATTTTCTTTATGCCAGTAGTTTTCCCGATGGCTCTGGTGGCAGTCATCTGGACGATTATTTATGCGCCAGGTGCCAACGGGATGATGAATGCCCTACTCTCATCGGTAACATTCGGGCTGTGGCAGCCGAGAGACTTTTTAAACGACCCCGCACTAGCCTTACCTGCAATTATGCTGCTATCTTTGTGGCAGGGCGCGGGGTTTCAGATGGTGATTATTCTAGCGGGGTTGCAGTCGATTCCGATCGCATTATATGAAGCCGCCGCGATCGATGGTAGTAATAAATGGAATCAGTTTCGATACATCACCGTCCCACAACTACGGAATACATTAATCTTTGTGATGTTGGTCACCTCGATTCTATCATTTCGCCTATTCGATCAAATCCAAATCATGACCCAAGGCGGCCCCAATGGATCGACGACGACGGTGATGTACGAAGCAGTCAAGGCATCATTCGAGCAGCAAAAAATGGCTAAAGGTGCCGCAATGACGGTGATATTTTTCGCGATCGTGTTGGTAATTACCACGTTGCAACGGTTTTTAGTACCAGAAGAAAGCTCGATCGATTGA
- a CDS encoding histidine kinase yields the protein MSTDRYLPSSNLPKSLQLLLFLDERMTSYVQNQEIRDKLAILNAQDAFELQVVDVGKQPDLAEHYRVIATPALLKLYPTPRQILAGSNLIDQIDNWWERWQEELVSGSDDILTNYGESVNSASPAPKTQQLQLSDSLGYVSKMIKLTDEIFTLKQEKEQLLDRLKLQDRAMSVLAHDLRNPLTAAALALGTLEIIHNPQDYRANSLEPATIAKLIERARTQLQSIDRLVTDILQPLATPTVLALHPQKLDLMELISVVVSQLDPQFQLKSQVVTTDIPQDIPFVYGDVDKLRQTISNLLDNASKYTPTGGQIHISALHRTAQTIQVSIADSGLGIPVEQQKQIFQDRVRLDRDLSQSGYGIGLSVCQQIVRAHYGQIWVESAPGKGSVFNFTLLVYQG from the coding sequence ATGTCAACCGATCGCTATTTGCCATCTAGTAATCTGCCAAAATCATTACAACTTTTGCTGTTCCTCGACGAACGGATGACTAGTTACGTCCAAAATCAGGAAATCCGCGACAAGTTAGCGATTCTCAACGCCCAAGATGCTTTCGAGCTACAAGTTGTCGATGTTGGTAAGCAGCCAGATTTAGCAGAGCACTATCGGGTAATTGCCACGCCAGCACTGCTAAAGCTGTATCCGACACCGCGCCAGATTTTAGCTGGTAGCAATTTGATCGATCAGATCGATAACTGGTGGGAACGGTGGCAAGAAGAACTAGTTTCGGGATCGGATGATATTTTAACTAATTATGGCGAATCTGTAAATTCTGCCTCGCCTGCGCCCAAAACCCAACAGTTGCAATTAAGTGACTCACTGGGCTATGTGAGCAAAATGATTAAGTTAACTGATGAGATTTTTACACTCAAGCAAGAAAAAGAACAGTTACTCGATCGATTAAAATTGCAAGATCGCGCGATGTCGGTATTGGCTCACGATCTGCGAAACCCGCTCACCGCCGCCGCATTAGCCTTGGGTACGCTAGAAATCATCCATAATCCACAGGATTATCGCGCCAATTCTTTGGAGCCAGCCACGATCGCGAAACTGATCGAACGCGCGCGCACGCAGCTACAATCGATCGATCGATTGGTCACCGATATTTTACAACCATTAGCAACACCCACAGTCTTAGCTCTCCATCCCCAAAAACTCGATCTGATGGAACTAATTTCGGTAGTAGTTTCGCAATTAGATCCACAATTTCAACTCAAATCTCAAGTTGTCACTACCGATATTCCTCAAGATATTCCCTTCGTTTATGGCGATGTAGATAAACTGCGCCAAACGATCTCCAATCTGTTAGATAATGCCAGTAAATATACACCAACTGGCGGCCAAATTCATATCAGCGCGCTCCATCGTACCGCGCAAACTATTCAAGTTAGTATTGCCGATAGTGGGTTAGGCATCCCTGTCGAGCAGCAAAAACAAATTTTCCAAGATCGCGTCAGACTCGATCGGGATCTGTCACAATCTGGTTATGGGATCGGTTTATCAGTTTGTCAACAAATCGTCCGCGCTCATTACGGTCAAATCTGGGTCGAATCTGCACCTGGAAAAGGTAGCGTGTTTAATTTTACGTTATTGGTTTATCAGGGGTAG
- a CDS encoding Uma2 family endonuclease encodes MTIATYKWTIDRYHQAIDSGIFDGQNLELLRGDLILMPPEGEPHVYFSDRTAQILRGLLLGQAQVRESRPVTLPNGSEPQPDLAIVQPLDTVYLEHHPYPENILWLVEYSYTTLKYDLGDKQIVYAQSEIPEYWVVNLQDLQLTVFRDPSPSGYRTVNNFQDGNISPLAFPSISIEVRRLFEVNRSS; translated from the coding sequence ATGACGATTGCAACCTATAAATGGACGATCGATCGATACCATCAGGCGATCGACTCAGGTATTTTTGATGGCCAAAATCTAGAATTATTGCGGGGAGATCTGATCCTGATGCCACCAGAAGGAGAACCCCATGTTTATTTTAGCGATCGCACCGCCCAAATCCTGCGCGGTCTTCTGTTAGGACAAGCTCAAGTTCGCGAAAGTCGCCCCGTCACCTTGCCTAACGGTTCTGAGCCACAGCCAGATCTGGCAATCGTCCAACCGCTGGATACTGTTTACCTAGAGCATCATCCTTATCCCGAAAATATCTTGTGGTTAGTTGAGTATTCTTACACCACCCTCAAATACGATCTTGGTGATAAACAAATCGTCTATGCGCAGTCCGAAATTCCCGAATATTGGGTGGTAAATCTCCAGGATTTACAGCTTACTGTTTTTCGAGATCCTTCACCGTCTGGTTATCGAACTGTCAACAACTTTCAGGATGGAAATATTTCACCTTTAGCCTTTCCAAGTATCTCGATCGAGGTGAGACGCTTGTTTGAAGTTAATCGATCTTCATGA
- a CDS encoding glycoside hydrolase family 57 protein, giving the protein MSTPLGYVALVLHAHLPFVRHPESDFVLEEEWLYEAITETYIPLLHVFEGLKRDGIDFKITMSMTPPLVSMLRDPLLQDRYDEHLAKLEELAQKEVDSNEHNGHLKYLAEYYVKEFAATRKTWERHDRDLIGAFKGFLDSNNLEIITCGATHGYLPLMKMYPEAVWSQIRVACEHYEENFGRAPKGIWLPECAYYEGLERMLADAGLRYFLTDGHGILYARPRPRYGNYAPIFTETGVAAFGRDHESSQQVWSSMVGYPGAPEYREFYKDLGWDADYDYIKPYIMPNGQRKNIGIKYHKITSKTGGEKALYDPYWAKEKASDHAANFMYNRQQQVSNLAGMMKRPPLVVSPYDAELFGHWWYEGPWFIDFLFRKSWYDQGTYGMTHLADYLRAQPTQQVCRPSQSSWGYKGFHEYWLNETNAWVYPHLHKGAERMIELARMEPEDELQWRALNQAAREILLAQSSDWAFIMRTGTMVPYAIRRTRSHLVRFHKLYDDLQERKVDSGWLEKVETMDNIFPSINYRTYRPL; this is encoded by the coding sequence ATGAGTACTCCGCTCGGTTATGTTGCGTTAGTCTTACACGCTCATCTCCCTTTTGTCCGTCACCCTGAGAGCGATTTTGTCCTCGAAGAAGAATGGCTGTATGAAGCCATTACAGAAACCTATATTCCCCTACTCCACGTTTTTGAGGGATTGAAACGGGACGGAATCGATTTTAAAATCACCATGAGCATGACACCGCCATTGGTGTCGATGTTGCGAGATCCCCTACTCCAAGATCGTTATGACGAACATCTGGCTAAGTTAGAAGAACTAGCCCAAAAAGAGGTTGACAGCAACGAACACAACGGTCACCTCAAGTACCTCGCCGAGTACTATGTCAAAGAATTTGCTGCCACCCGGAAAACATGGGAACGACACGATCGCGATTTGATCGGTGCATTTAAAGGATTTTTAGATAGCAACAACCTCGAAATTATTACCTGTGGTGCGACTCACGGTTATTTACCGTTGATGAAGATGTACCCAGAGGCGGTATGGTCGCAAATTCGCGTCGCGTGCGAACATTATGAAGAAAACTTCGGGCGTGCGCCCAAAGGGATTTGGTTACCAGAATGTGCCTACTACGAAGGTTTGGAACGGATGCTGGCGGATGCTGGTTTGCGCTACTTCCTCACCGACGGACATGGCATCCTTTATGCGCGTCCCCGTCCTCGCTACGGTAACTACGCTCCTATCTTTACCGAAACTGGTGTAGCCGCATTCGGACGCGATCACGAGTCCTCACAGCAAGTATGGTCGTCGATGGTGGGTTATCCCGGCGCGCCAGAGTATCGCGAATTTTATAAAGATTTGGGTTGGGATGCCGATTACGACTACATTAAGCCGTACATCATGCCCAACGGTCAACGGAAGAATATCGGGATTAAATACCACAAGATTACTTCCAAAACTGGTGGCGAAAAGGCTCTCTACGATCCGTATTGGGCAAAGGAAAAAGCCTCAGATCATGCCGCCAACTTTATGTACAATCGCCAGCAACAGGTATCTAACCTGGCGGGGATGATGAAACGTCCCCCACTGGTAGTGTCGCCCTACGATGCCGAGTTATTCGGGCATTGGTGGTATGAAGGCCCTTGGTTCATCGACTTCCTATTCCGCAAATCTTGGTACGATCAGGGTACCTATGGGATGACGCATTTAGCCGATTATCTGCGCGCTCAACCCACTCAGCAAGTCTGTCGTCCGTCCCAGTCTAGCTGGGGTTATAAAGGTTTCCACGAGTACTGGTTGAATGAAACCAATGCCTGGGTTTATCCTCACCTCCATAAAGGTGCCGAACGGATGATCGAATTGGCACGGATGGAACCAGAGGACGAATTGCAGTGGCGCGCGCTCAATCAAGCCGCCCGCGAAATCTTACTCGCTCAATCTTCCGACTGGGCATTTATCATGCGAACTGGGACGATGGTACCGTATGCAATCCGACGCACGCGATCGCATTTAGTGCGTTTCCACAAACTCTATGACGATCTCCAAGAGCGCAAAGTCGATAGTGGCTGGCTGGAAAAGGTAGAAACAATGGATAACATTTTCCCTAGTATCAACTACCGGACTTATCGCCCATTGTAG